A genomic segment from Necator americanus strain Aroian chromosome III, whole genome shotgun sequence encodes:
- a CDS encoding hypothetical protein (NECATOR_CHRIII.G12495.T1), producing MSQSSSVVSADEFEQHQEDLMPSTCGPSKVTTCGCVTRFDTADFHYTWVIEDFSALMELHAIGEYITSKSFGDNNHEFVLKLFPAGKDDDCGGYISLYLQIINCPNQKVQLRIRFSVDTPEGIRECSLNKSVLSINRGGIITASKFFHSDIVKSRFLRRGPREALNVNADITVFLESKTTSTQDLINRDWDDEEMVLSSSYDLPVECAATSQISDVLPAMLSSGRFADFVVVVEGREFNLHRSVLAATSQYFNAMLKAQTLEASEGRVELKDVSADVFETIVRYTYDVKRPQADEITMDLIKAVDMLMMDSLKTHCCAALLRDVNISNFAFRLQVSDFLNDDRLFRRLVSFLASNRKSVVTHPDWIELKNVHPKLTTRVLEAAWTYAETLLPYIRPPKRRRFGH from the exons ATGTCTCAGTCGTCGAGTGTCGTTTCTGCTGACGAATTTGAACAGCATCAGGAAGATCTTAT GCCATCTACTTGTGGACCTAGCAAGGTGACTACATGCGGGTGTGTGACACGTTTCGATACTGCCGATTTCCATTACACGTGGGTGATTGAAGATTTCAGCGCTTTAATGGAGTTGCACGCAATTGGAGAATACATAACAAGCAA GTCTTTCGGTGACAATAACCACGAATTTGTGCTGAAATTGTTTCCGGCAGGCAAGGATGACGATTGTGGTGGATATATCTCACTTTATCTTCAGATCATTA ATTGCCCAAATCAGAAAGTGCAGCTGCGAATTCGATTCAGTGTGGACACACCAGAAGGTATTAGAGAATGCTCTCTGAACAAAAGTGTGTTATCCATAAATCGTGGTGGTATTATCACTGCtagcaaatttttccattccgATATAGTAAAG AGTCGTTTCCTTCGCAGAGGACCACGGGAAGCATTGAACGTAAATGCTGATATCACCGTTTTTCTGGAGTCGAAAACTACCTCG ACTCAAGACTTAATCAACCGAGATTGGGACGATGAAGAAATGGTTTTATCGAGTTCGTACGATCTTCCAGTCGAATGTGCTGCAACTTCGCAAATTTCTG ACGTGCTGCCGGCAATGCTCTCCAGTGGTCGTTTTGctgattttgttgttgtcgtcgaAGGTCGCGAATTCAACCTGCATCGTAGTGTACTGGCTGCCACATCACAATATTTCAATGCTATGCTCAAGGCTCAAACATTGGAAGCATCTGAGGGCCGA GTGGAACTGAAAGATGTTTCCGCTGACGTGTTCGAAACTATTGTTCGATACACTTATGACGTGAAACGACCTCAAGCTGATGAGATCACCATGGATTTAATCAAAGCAGTGGACAT GCTCATGATGGATAGCCTAAAAACACACTGCTGCGCTGCATTGCTGCGCGATGTGAATATTTCGAACTTTGCGTTTCGATTGCAAGTCTCGGATTTTCTCAAT GATGACCGATTGTTCAGACGACTTGTATCATTTTTGGCAAGCAACCGCAAAAGCGTAGTTACGCATCCG GACTGgatagaattaaaaaatgttcatCCGAAATTGACTACTCGCGTGCTAGAAGCTGCATGGACATACGCAGAAACCTTGCTCCCTTACATCAGACCGCCAAAACGGCGTCGTTTTGGCCATTAA
- a CDS encoding hypothetical protein (NECATOR_CHRIII.G12496.T1), whose protein sequence is MASTVNLEEETGVIKSGPVIAGFAPIKSRKCYYAVLCERALELHESEKTYRKRKSARHLIDLSTAFNVHNEHFDPKLKRCVCVMGPDETLCLKVDDGGKNGEDGRQNTEWYNAIMSALIPSRALRLGRPVQPLEFFECAWDVDVASMPKLKRPPRTEESLQNICVRLPEIAGPKRLCFYAHTIILCKRRIEPAINGLPSSGIPPFRVDEFTEIPRKCVAFFGCQERFFLMRLGRGAPSGASELWAQCDSEEVALDIHNKLNAIIERESEKERKMNNGVVKPLGLLTLRSHQGHHRERCHTQPQRQRATSFLSGRVATSTYSTNSPISGKPSTPSTQTTSTLGSRAYSISYGSQAASKNQPPLLNTLMSVFPRQPSQEDCGVYQAMVAPKNSCTTPSTSTANETSTDNVDAISTAKPKDQVLDEAQSSHQLSSATHHPISGELTPTPDLHRTSTTFDDGYTPMHAAEWTSAGSNSHLIMPMFDRYKLEEVRSYVSDSSDYCSSAGAANCSTDLQSPANPPRAYSFAGRCNLRPGANAGLAESADARTENTENAGGGLLQPVEDPRKRAFSLGSKTLFQRPFRKISQHTSRQQRVSQTSVSSVSLASSEFSSSFGPSSSANHLSAVNCADKDDYSRNRSGSFGSGRSTPHHRKGGSSAGQRDGADHFVEMDFGNDIRRSGSGSVVSVDSPSNCIRSRTSSFGCAIRKDTEVFSYPADLSEAELTPSQIVLEQARQNSIDESCDYVIPVAPDLEAVKSALSEAANDHPHLLGFPTRIDPKSIDMHSSQHFETIVESTSLKSSPCSSQSSITMDLNKDTSKEEDYITCIGQKCEVLSENPSFVPYCARTNRPASSPGAKEVAPKATTLLPQLTSVPPTLSKSGIVFSHNFEAGKPLLEYASIKPVRAMSY, encoded by the coding sequence ATGGCATCAACTGTAAACTTGGAAGAGGAGACCGGTGTCATAAAGTCGGGTCCAGTCATCGCTGGCTTCGCCCCAATCAAGTCAAGGAAGTGCTACTACGCGGTCCTCTGTGAGCGTGCTTTGGAATTACACGAGAGCGAGAAAACGTATCGAAAGCGTAAGTCGGCTCGACATCTCATAGATCTGTCCACGGCCTTCAATGTTCACAACGAACACTTTGATCCAAAGCTCAAGCGATGTGTCTGCGTTATGGGTCCCGATGAAACACTGTGTCTGAAAGTAGACGATGGCGGAAAAAATGGTGAGGACGGCCGTCAAAATACTGAGTGGTACAACGCCATAATGTCGGCTCTTATCCCCTCGAGAGCCCTTCGTTTAGGAAGGCCGGTACAGCCGTTGGAGTTTTTCGAGTGTGCCTGGGACGTTGACGTAGCTAGTATGCCGAAACTGAAAAGACCTCCTCGCACAGAGGAATCGTTGCAAAACATTTGCGTTCGTCTTCCGGAAATAGCAGGTCCTAAACGGTTATGTTTCTACGCTCACACCATCATACTCTGCAAACGTCGTATTGAACCTGCTATTAATGGTCTGCCATCATCAGGAATTCCCCCCTTTCGCGTAGACGAATTCACTGAGATTCCGCGCAAATGTGTCGCATTTTTTGGCTGTCAGGAACGATTTTTCCTGATGCGGCTAGGAAGAGGCGCCCCCTCAGGGGCGAGTGAATTGTGGGCTCAGTGTGACAGTGAGGAGGTCGCTCTTGACATTCACAATAAACTGAACGCTATCATTGAAAGGGAGtctgagaaagaaaggaaaatgaacAATGGTGTCGTGAAACCTCTTGGATTGTTGACGCTTCGTTCCCATCAAGGACACCACCGCGAACGATGCCACACACAACCGCAAAGGCAGCGAGCAACCTCTTTCCTCAGTGGACGTGTTGCTACGTCCACTTATTCGACGAATAGCCCCATCAGCGGTAAACCGTCGACACCTTCAACTCAAACCACCTCAACCCTAGGATCTCGGGCGTACAGTATTTCTTATGGTTCCCAGGCAGCATCGAAAAACCAGCCGCCCCTTCTCAACACTCTCATGAGTGTTTTTCCACGTCAGCCTTCTCAAGAAGACTGTGGAGTTTATCAGGCTATGGTAGCGCCCAAAAATTCATGTACAACTCCATCAACTTCGACAGCTAATGAAACTTCTACGGATAACGTTGATGCCATCAGTACTGCGAAACCAAAGGATCAGGTTCTTGATGAAGCCCAGAGCTCTCACCAGTTATCTTCTGCTACACACCATCCCATATCTGGAGAACTGACACCTACTCCAGATCTCCACAGAACTTCAACCACCTTTGACGACGGCTACACCCCAATGCATGCAGCAGAATGGACATCTGCTGGAAGTAACAGCCATCTGATTATGCCAATGTTTGATCGTTACAAGCTGGAAGAAGTTCGCTCCTATGTGTCCGATAGTAGTGACTACTGCAGTTCGGCTGGCGCTGCAAATTGTAGCACCGATTTACAAAGCCCAGCAAACCCACCTCGTGCCTATTCTTTCGCTGGTCGTTGTAATCTTCGTCCTGGAGCCAACGCGGGCCTTGCTGAGAGCGCAGATGCACGCACTGAAAACACCGAAAACGCTGGGGGAGGACTTCTTCAGCCAGTCGAGGATCCTCGAAAACGGGCATTTTCTCTTGGAAGCAAGACGCTTTTTCAACGACCGTTTCGCAAAATCTCACAGCACACCTCTAGACAACAGCGCGTCTCACAGACGTCTGTCTCCAGTGTATCACTTGCTTCTTCTGAATTTTCCTCGTCTTTCGGACCGTCTTCTAGCGCAAACCATTTGTCAGCAGTGAACTGTGCCGATAAGGATGATTACTCGCGAAATCGCTCTGGAAGTTTCGGATCAGGTCGCAGCACCCCACACCATCGTAAAGGTGGATCGTCAGCGGGGCAGCGTGATGGAGCTGACCACTTCGTCGAAATGGATTTTGGTAACGACATCAGACGGTCTGGAAGCGGCTCCGTTGTTAGCGTGGATAGTCCCAGCAACTGTATAAGGTCTCGCACGTCTTCCTTTGGATGCGCTATCCGGAAAGATACGGAAGTCTTCTCCTACCCTGCTGACCTGTCGGAAGCTGAGCTGACACCCAGCCAAATCGTTCTTGAACAAGCTCGGCAGAACAGTATTGACGAATCATGCGACTACGTGATCCCGGTAGCTCCGGATTTGGAGGCTGTGAAAAGCGCATTAAGCGAAGCCGCGAACGACCATCCACATTTACTTGGCTTTCCCACTCGAATTGATCCGAAATCGATCGACATGCATAGTTCGCAGCATTTCGAAACTATAGTGGAAAGTACTTCGTTGAAATCCTCACCATGTTCATCGCAGAGTTCCATAACGATGGATCTGAACAAGGATACGAGTAAGGAAGAGGACTACATCACTTGTATTGGACAGAAATGTGAAGTTTTATCTGAAAATCCATCTTTCGTACCTTATTGTGCTCGGACAAATCGACCAGCGTCCAGTCCTGGTGCAAAGGAAGTTGCTCCCAAAGCAACAACGCTCTTGCCTCAGTTGACGAGTGTACCACCAACTCTTTCTAAGTCAGGGATTGTTTTCTCCCATAATTTCGAGGCAGGAAAGCCACTACTCGAGTATGCGTCAATTAAACCTGTCCGAGCTATGTCGTATTGA
- a CDS encoding hypothetical protein (NECATOR_CHRIII.G12496.T3) — protein MVNSNASWICYSMHIRSLKKMPLRLDILDEYLPSLYALRMRPARSGSDPPLRSRFVTIILPTRSTACVLRRTSSEGSGMASTVNLEEETGVIKSGPVIAGFAPIKSRKCYYAVLCERALELHESEKTYRKRKSARHLIDLSTAFNVHNEHFDPKLKRCVCVMGPDETLCLKVDDGGKNGEDGRQNTEWYNAIMSALIPSRALRLGRPVQPLEFFECAWDVDVASMPKLKRPPRTEESLQNICVRLPEIAGPKRLCFYAHTIILCKRRIEPAINGLPSSGIPPFRVDEFTEIPRKCVAFFGCQERFFLMRLGRGAPSGASELWAQCDSEEVALDIHNKLNAIIERESEKERKMNNGVVKPLGLLTLRSHQGHHRERCHTQPQRQRATSFLSGRVATSTYSTNSPISGKPSTPSTQTTSTLGSRAYSISYGSQAASKNQPPLLNTLMSVFPRQPSQEDCGVYQAMVAPKNSCTTPSTSTANETSTDNVDAISTAKPKDQVLDEAQSSHQLSSATHHPISGELTPTPDLHRTSTTFDDGYTPMHAAEWTSAGSNSHLIMPMFDRYKLEEVRSYVSDSSDYCSSAGAANCSTDLQSPANPPRAYSFAGRCNLRPGANAGLAESADARTENTENAGGGLLQPVEDPRKRAFSLGSKTLFQRPFRKISQHTSRQQRVSQTSVSSVSLASSEFSSSFGPSSSANHLSAVNCADKDDYSRNRSGSFGSGRSTPHHRKGGSSAGQRDGADHFVEMDFGNDIRRSGSGSVVSVDSPSNCIRSRTSSFGCAIRKDTEVFSYPADLSEAELTPSQIVLEQARQNSIDESCDYVIPVAPDLEAVKSALSEAANDHPHLLGFPTRIDPKSIDMHSSQHFETIVESTSLKSSPCSSQSSITMDLNKDTSKEEDYITCIGQKCEVLSENPSFVPYCARTNRPASSPGAKEVAPKATTLLPQLTSVPPTLSKSGIVFSHNFEAGKPLLEYASIKPVRAMSY, from the exons ATG GTCAACTCTAATGCGTCGTGGATTTGTTACAGCATGCATATTCggtccttgaaaaaaatgccTTTACGGTTAGATATACTTGATGAATATCTCCCCTCACTTTATGCTTTGAGAATGCGCCCTGCAAGGTCTGGCTCAGATCCACCGCTCAGATCTCGTTTTGTTACAATTATTCTGCCAACG CGCTCGACCGCCTGCGTCCTGCGTCGCACCAGTTCCGAAGGGAGCGGTATGGCATCAACTGTAAACTTGGAAGAGGAGACCGGTGTCATAAAGTCGGGTCCAGTCATCGCTGGCTTCGCCCCAATCAAGTCAAGGAAGTGCTACTACGCGGTCCTCTGTGAGCGTGCTTTGGAATTACACGAGAGCGAGAAAACGTATCGAAAGCGTAAGTCGGCTCGACATCTCATAGATCTGTCCACGGCCTTCAATGTTCACAACGAACACTTTGATCCAAAGCTCAAGCGATGTGTCTGCGTTATGGGTCCCGATGAAACACTGTGTCTGAAAGTAGACGATGGCGGAAAAAATGGTGAGGACGGCCGTCAAAATACTGAGTGGTACAACGCCATAATGTCGGCTCTTATCCCCTCGAGAGCCCTTCGTTTAGGAAGGCCGGTACAGCCGTTGGAGTTTTTCGAGTGTGCCTGGGACGTTGACGTAGCTAGTATGCCGAAACTGAAAAGACCTCCTCGCACAGAGGAATCGTTGCAAAACATTTGCGTTCGTCTTCCGGAAATAGCAGGTCCTAAACGGTTATGTTTCTACGCTCACACCATCATACTCTGCAAACGTCGTATTGAACCTGCTATTAATGGTCTGCCATCATCAGGAATTCCCCCCTTTCGCGTAGACGAATTCACTGAGATTCCGCGCAAATGTGTCGCATTTTTTGGCTGTCAGGAACGATTTTTCCTGATGCGGCTAGGAAGAGGCGCCCCCTCAGGGGCGAGTGAATTGTGGGCTCAGTGTGACAGTGAGGAGGTCGCTCTTGACATTCACAATAAACTGAACGCTATCATTGAAAGGGAGtctgagaaagaaaggaaaatgaacAATGGTGTCGTGAAACCTCTTGGATTGTTGACGCTTCGTTCCCATCAAGGACACCACCGCGAACGATGCCACACACAACCGCAAAGGCAGCGAGCAACCTCTTTCCTCAGTGGACGTGTTGCTACGTCCACTTATTCGACGAATAGCCCCATCAGCGGTAAACCGTCGACACCTTCAACTCAAACCACCTCAACCCTAGGATCTCGGGCGTACAGTATTTCTTATGGTTCCCAGGCAGCATCGAAAAACCAGCCGCCCCTTCTCAACACTCTCATGAGTGTTTTTCCACGTCAGCCTTCTCAAGAAGACTGTGGAGTTTATCAGGCTATGGTAGCGCCCAAAAATTCATGTACAACTCCATCAACTTCGACAGCTAATGAAACTTCTACGGATAACGTTGATGCCATCAGTACTGCGAAACCAAAGGATCAGGTTCTTGATGAAGCCCAGAGCTCTCACCAGTTATCTTCTGCTACACACCATCCCATATCTGGAGAACTGACACCTACTCCAGATCTCCACAGAACTTCAACCACCTTTGACGACGGCTACACCCCAATGCATGCAGCAGAATGGACATCTGCTGGAAGTAACAGCCATCTGATTATGCCAATGTTTGATCGTTACAAGCTGGAAGAAGTTCGCTCCTATGTGTCCGATAGTAGTGACTACTGCAGTTCGGCTGGCGCTGCAAATTGTAGCACCGATTTACAAAGCCCAGCAAACCCACCTCGTGCCTATTCTTTCGCTGGTCGTTGTAATCTTCGTCCTGGAGCCAACGCGGGCCTTGCTGAGAGCGCAGATGCACGCACTGAAAACACCGAAAACGCTGGGGGAGGACTTCTTCAGCCAGTCGAGGATCCTCGAAAACGGGCATTTTCTCTTGGAAGCAAGACGCTTTTTCAACGACCGTTTCGCAAAATCTCACAGCACACCTCTAGACAACAGCGCGTCTCACAGACGTCTGTCTCCAGTGTATCACTTGCTTCTTCTGAATTTTCCTCGTCTTTCGGACCGTCTTCTAGCGCAAACCATTTGTCAGCAGTGAACTGTGCCGATAAGGATGATTACTCGCGAAATCGCTCTGGAAGTTTCGGATCAGGTCGCAGCACCCCACACCATCGTAAAGGTGGATCGTCAGCGGGGCAGCGTGATGGAGCTGACCACTTCGTCGAAATGGATTTTGGTAACGACATCAGACGGTCTGGAAGCGGCTCCGTTGTTAGCGTGGATAGTCCCAGCAACTGTATAAGGTCTCGCACGTCTTCCTTTGGATGCGCTATCCGGAAAGATACGGAAGTCTTCTCCTACCCTGCTGACCTGTCGGAAGCTGAGCTGACACCCAGCCAAATCGTTCTTGAACAAGCTCGGCAGAACAGTATTGACGAATCATGCGACTACGTGATCCCGGTAGCTCCGGATTTGGAGGCTGTGAAAAGCGCATTAAGCGAAGCCGCGAACGACCATCCACATTTACTTGGCTTTCCCACTCGAATTGATCCGAAATCGATCGACATGCATAGTTCGCAGCATTTCGAAACTATAGTGGAAAGTACTTCGTTGAAATCCTCACCATGTTCATCGCAGAGTTCCATAACGATGGATCTGAACAAGGATACGAGTAAGGAAGAGGACTACATCACTTGTATTGGACAGAAATGTGAAGTTTTATCTGAAAATCCATCTTTCGTACCTTATTGTGCTCGGACAAATCGACCAGCGTCCAGTCCTGGTGCAAAGGAAGTTGCTCCCAAAGCAACAACGCTCTTGCCTCAGTTGACGAGTGTACCACCAACTCTTTCTAAGTCAGGGATTGTTTTCTCCCATAATTTCGAGGCAGGAAAGCCACTACTCGAGTATGCGTCAATTAAACCTGTCCGAGCTATGTCGTATTGA
- a CDS encoding hypothetical protein (NECATOR_CHRIII.G12495.T2) — protein sequence MSQSSSVVSADEFEQHQEDLMPSTCGPSKVTTCGALMELHAIGEYITSKSFGDNNHEFVLKLFPAGKDDDCGGYISLYLQIINCPNQKVQLRIRFSVDTPEGIRECSLNKSVLSINRGGIITASKFFHSDIVKSRFLRRGPREALNVNADITVFLESKTTSTQDLINRDWDDEEMVLSSSYDLPVECAATSQISDVLPAMLSSGRFADFVVVVEGREFNLHRSVLAATSQYFNAMLKAQTLEASEGRVELKDVSADVFETIVRYTYDVKRPQADEITMDLIKAVDMLMMDSLKTHCCAALLRDVNISNFAFRLQVSDFLNDDRLFRRLVSFLASNRKSVVTHPDWIELKNVHPKLTTRVLEAAWTYAETLLPYIRPPKRRRFGH from the exons ATGTCTCAGTCGTCGAGTGTCGTTTCTGCTGACGAATTTGAACAGCATCAGGAAGATCTTAT GCCATCTACTTGTGGACCTAGCAAGGTGACTACATGCGG CGCTTTAATGGAGTTGCACGCAATTGGAGAATACATAACAAGCAA GTCTTTCGGTGACAATAACCACGAATTTGTGCTGAAATTGTTTCCGGCAGGCAAGGATGACGATTGTGGTGGATATATCTCACTTTATCTTCAGATCATTA ATTGCCCAAATCAGAAAGTGCAGCTGCGAATTCGATTCAGTGTGGACACACCAGAAGGTATTAGAGAATGCTCTCTGAACAAAAGTGTGTTATCCATAAATCGTGGTGGTATTATCACTGCtagcaaatttttccattccgATATAGTAAAG AGTCGTTTCCTTCGCAGAGGACCACGGGAAGCATTGAACGTAAATGCTGATATCACCGTTTTTCTGGAGTCGAAAACTACCTCG ACTCAAGACTTAATCAACCGAGATTGGGACGATGAAGAAATGGTTTTATCGAGTTCGTACGATCTTCCAGTCGAATGTGCTGCAACTTCGCAAATTTCTG ACGTGCTGCCGGCAATGCTCTCCAGTGGTCGTTTTGctgattttgttgttgtcgtcgaAGGTCGCGAATTCAACCTGCATCGTAGTGTACTGGCTGCCACATCACAATATTTCAATGCTATGCTCAAGGCTCAAACATTGGAAGCATCTGAGGGCCGA GTGGAACTGAAAGATGTTTCCGCTGACGTGTTCGAAACTATTGTTCGATACACTTATGACGTGAAACGACCTCAAGCTGATGAGATCACCATGGATTTAATCAAAGCAGTGGACAT GCTCATGATGGATAGCCTAAAAACACACTGCTGCGCTGCATTGCTGCGCGATGTGAATATTTCGAACTTTGCGTTTCGATTGCAAGTCTCGGATTTTCTCAAT GATGACCGATTGTTCAGACGACTTGTATCATTTTTGGCAAGCAACCGCAAAAGCGTAGTTACGCATCCG GACTGgatagaattaaaaaatgttcatCCGAAATTGACTACTCGCGTGCTAGAAGCTGCATGGACATACGCAGAAACCTTGCTCCCTTACATCAGACCGCCAAAACGGCGTCGTTTTGGCCATTAA
- a CDS encoding hypothetical protein (NECATOR_CHRIII.G12496.T2), whose protein sequence is MVNSNASWICYSMHIRSLKKMPLRLDILDEYLPSLYALRMRPARSGSDPPLRSRFVTIILPTVTFLLSSTLKLF, encoded by the exons ATG GTCAACTCTAATGCGTCGTGGATTTGTTACAGCATGCATATTCggtccttgaaaaaaatgccTTTACGGTTAGATATACTTGATGAATATCTCCCCTCACTTTATGCTTTGAGAATGCGCCCTGCAAGGTCTGGCTCAGATCCACCGCTCAGATCTCGTTTTGTTACAATTATTCTGCCAACGgttacttttttgctttcttccaccttaaaattgttttaa